A single genomic interval of Streptomyces sp. 1222.5 harbors:
- a CDS encoding ABC transporter substrate-binding protein, with product MRKTARYASLAAAGLLALSSLTACANDAASSTADTGSGGGGGKGESVKIMVGGLDKVIYMPAILTQRLGYFQAEGLNVQLLSEPAGVQAETALVSGQVQGAVGFYDHTLDLQVKGKSVESVVQFSHAPGEVEVVSQEAAGDITSPKDFKGRKLGVTGLGSSTDFLTKYLAVKNGVDVSEFTPVAVGAGPTFIAALQKGAIDGGMTTDPTVATILDKKAGKILLDMRTPEGSQQALGGPYPSSSLYMQTDWVNGHKDTVQKLANAFVKALKWMSTHSADEIAAKMPADYSQGDKALYAQAIKSTLPMFTDDGVMPEGGPETVEKVLKSFNPNIKNAKVDLSKTYTTEFVEAAK from the coding sequence ATGCGCAAGACCGCCAGGTACGCCTCGCTGGCCGCCGCCGGACTGCTCGCCCTCTCGTCGCTCACCGCCTGCGCCAACGACGCGGCCAGTTCCACCGCCGACACCGGCAGCGGCGGAGGCGGCGGCAAGGGGGAGAGCGTCAAGATCATGGTCGGTGGCCTGGACAAGGTCATCTACATGCCGGCCATCCTCACCCAGCGTCTCGGCTACTTCCAGGCCGAGGGCCTGAACGTCCAGCTCCTCAGCGAGCCCGCCGGGGTCCAGGCCGAGACCGCGCTCGTCTCCGGCCAGGTGCAGGGGGCGGTCGGCTTTTACGACCACACCCTCGACCTCCAGGTGAAGGGCAAGTCCGTGGAGTCGGTGGTGCAGTTCTCGCACGCGCCGGGCGAGGTGGAGGTCGTGTCCCAGGAGGCGGCGGGCGACATCACCTCTCCGAAGGACTTCAAGGGCCGCAAGCTGGGCGTGACCGGGCTCGGCTCCTCGACCGACTTCCTGACCAAGTACCTCGCGGTCAAGAACGGTGTGGACGTCAGCGAGTTCACGCCGGTCGCGGTGGGGGCCGGCCCGACGTTCATCGCCGCGCTGCAGAAGGGCGCGATCGACGGCGGCATGACCACCGACCCGACCGTCGCGACGATCCTCGACAAGAAGGCGGGCAAGATCCTGCTCGACATGCGTACCCCCGAGGGTTCGCAGCAGGCGCTGGGCGGGCCGTACCCGTCGTCAAGCCTGTACATGCAGACGGACTGGGTGAACGGACACAAGGACACCGTCCAGAAGTTGGCCAATGCATTCGTCAAGGCGCTCAAGTGGATGTCCACCCACAGCGCCGACGAGATCGCCGCCAAGATGCCCGCGGACTACTCCCAGGGCGACAAGGCGCTCTACGCACAGGCGATCAAGAGCACCCTGCCGATGTTCACCGACGACGGCGTGATGCCCGAGGGCGGCCCGGAGACCGTGGAGAAGGTCCTCAAGTCGTTCAACCCCAACATCAAGAACGCCAAGGTCGACCTGAGCAAGACGTACACCACCGAGTTCGTCGAGGCCGCCAAGTAG
- a CDS encoding response regulator encodes MIEVLVVDDDTRVARVNAAYVEKVPGFHVAGEAHNAAEALRQVESLPRLDLVLMDHYLPDDTGLAVVREMRRRGHQTDVIMVTAARDVSTVQAAMRHGALQYLVKPFAFAGLRAKLEAYAELRRTLDGGGEAEQAQVDRIFGALSAPSEPELPKGHSPTTAELVRQALMNAEGPLSAQEIAERTGVSRQTAQRYLKLLERTGRTRLTLKYGDAGRPEHRYVWATRG; translated from the coding sequence ATGATCGAGGTCCTGGTCGTGGACGACGACACCCGGGTGGCGCGGGTCAACGCCGCCTACGTCGAGAAGGTTCCGGGGTTCCACGTGGCCGGCGAGGCGCACAACGCGGCCGAGGCGCTGCGCCAGGTGGAGTCCCTGCCGCGGCTCGACCTGGTCCTGATGGACCACTATCTGCCCGACGACACGGGGCTCGCGGTCGTACGGGAGATGCGCCGGCGCGGCCATCAGACCGACGTGATCATGGTGACCGCGGCGCGGGACGTCTCGACCGTGCAGGCGGCCATGCGGCACGGGGCGCTGCAATACCTGGTGAAGCCGTTCGCCTTCGCCGGTCTGCGGGCCAAGCTGGAGGCGTACGCCGAGCTGCGGCGGACCCTGGACGGCGGGGGCGAGGCCGAACAGGCCCAGGTGGACCGGATCTTCGGGGCCCTGTCCGCGCCGTCGGAGCCGGAACTGCCCAAGGGGCACTCGCCGACGACCGCCGAACTGGTGCGCCAGGCACTGATGAACGCCGAAGGTCCGCTGTCCGCCCAGGAGATCGCCGAGCGGACGGGGGTGAGCCGGCAGACCGCCCAGCGTTATCTGAAGCTCCTGGAGCGCACGGGGCGGACCCGGCTGACCCTCAAGTACGGCGACGCGGGCCGCCCGGAACACCGTTACGTGTGGGCGACCCGCGGCTGA
- a CDS encoding sensor histidine kinase: MSPTPPVRRLRLGLPRRVFSQVLLMQVAIAAGVAVLATGLFLAPLSKQLDQEAMRRALAIAETTAQDPQIAEGIRTTPPTRDGPVQREAERIRKATHAEYIVVLDRTQVRWSHPTPSEIGRLVSTSPKAALSGHEVMEIDKGTLGRSARGKVPLYDDRHHIVGAVSVGIAYDSVRARLINAIPGLFAYAGGALAVGALAAWLISRRVQRQTRDLAFSDISALLAEREAMLHGIREGVVAIDRGGRIRLLNDEARRLLGIGDEAVGRMPDEALGAGRTTDVLAGRVSGTDLLTVRGQRVLVANRMPTDDGGAVATLRDRTELEQLGRELDSTRGLIDALRAQDHEHANRMHTLLGLLELEMYDDAVEFVGEVVGDHRVTAEQVTEKIQDPLLAALLVGKATVAAERGVALWVSEHTRVPDRLIDPRGLVTVVGNLVDNALDAVAGTPHARVEVELRTQSRTVVLRVRDTGPGVPADQRELVFTDGWTTKKPPAHGKRGIGLPLVRRLAERQGGSATVGAADGGGAEFTVVLPEALTEPGLEPALTGSNDAGAVPADVPAGPEEAR; encoded by the coding sequence ATGAGCCCCACTCCCCCCGTACGCCGTCTGCGCCTCGGTCTGCCCCGGCGGGTGTTCTCGCAGGTGCTGCTGATGCAGGTGGCGATCGCCGCGGGGGTCGCGGTGCTCGCGACCGGCCTGTTCCTGGCGCCCCTGAGCAAACAGCTGGACCAGGAGGCGATGCGGCGCGCGCTGGCCATCGCCGAGACCACCGCCCAGGACCCGCAGATCGCCGAGGGGATCCGCACCACCCCGCCCACCCGGGACGGCCCCGTGCAACGGGAGGCCGAACGCATCCGGAAGGCCACGCACGCGGAGTACATCGTGGTGCTGGACCGCACCCAGGTCCGCTGGTCGCACCCCACGCCCTCCGAGATCGGCCGGCTCGTCTCCACCAGTCCCAAGGCGGCCCTGTCCGGCCACGAGGTCATGGAGATCGACAAGGGCACGCTCGGACGCTCCGCGCGCGGCAAGGTGCCGCTGTACGACGACCGGCACCACATCGTCGGGGCGGTCTCCGTGGGCATCGCCTACGACAGCGTGCGGGCACGGCTGATCAACGCGATCCCGGGGCTCTTCGCGTACGCCGGCGGCGCCCTCGCGGTGGGCGCGCTGGCCGCCTGGCTGATCTCCCGCAGGGTGCAGCGGCAGACCCGGGACCTCGCCTTCTCGGACATCTCCGCGCTGCTCGCGGAGCGCGAGGCGATGCTGCACGGCATCCGGGAGGGCGTGGTCGCCATCGACCGCGGCGGCCGTATCCGCCTGCTCAACGACGAGGCACGACGGCTGCTCGGCATCGGCGACGAGGCGGTCGGGCGGATGCCCGACGAGGCGCTGGGCGCGGGCCGCACGACGGACGTCCTGGCCGGCCGCGTGAGCGGCACCGATCTGCTCACCGTGCGCGGGCAGCGCGTCCTGGTCGCCAACCGGATGCCCACCGACGACGGCGGTGCGGTGGCCACCCTGCGCGACCGTACGGAACTCGAGCAGCTGGGTCGGGAACTGGACTCCACGCGCGGGCTGATCGACGCGCTGCGCGCCCAGGACCACGAACACGCCAACCGCATGCACACCCTGCTCGGGCTGCTGGAACTGGAGATGTACGACGACGCGGTGGAGTTCGTCGGCGAGGTGGTCGGCGACCACCGGGTCACCGCCGAGCAGGTCACCGAGAAGATCCAAGACCCCTTGCTCGCCGCCCTGCTGGTCGGCAAGGCCACCGTGGCGGCCGAACGCGGGGTCGCCCTCTGGGTGTCGGAGCACACCCGGGTACCGGACCGGCTGATCGACCCGCGCGGGCTGGTCACGGTCGTCGGCAACCTCGTGGACAACGCCCTCGACGCGGTCGCGGGCACCCCGCACGCGCGCGTGGAGGTCGAATTGCGCACGCAGAGCCGTACGGTCGTCCTCAGGGTGCGCGACACCGGCCCCGGCGTCCCGGCGGACCAGCGGGAGCTGGTCTTCACGGACGGGTGGACCACCAAGAAGCCGCCCGCGCACGGCAAACGGGGCATCGGGCTGCCCCTGGTCCGCCGGCTCGCCGAACGGCAGGGCGGGAGCGCGACCGTGGGCGCGGCGGACGGCGGCGGCGCGGAGTTCACCGTGGTGCTCCCCGAGGCGCTGACCGAGCCCGGGCTGGAACCGGCCCTCACCGGATCCAACGATGCGGGTGCGGTCCCCGCGGACGTTCCGGCAGGCCCGGAGGAGGCGCGATGA